In the bacterium genome, CGAAACGTACTGCTTCTTTTCGGTTGGGTGATGTTGGCCGGTTGCGGTCCCAAAGAAATACCGGCGGAGCCGATGGCCACAATCACTTACGAAGTCATGCGCAGCAAATCGTTCCTCGTGGATGATGTGAAGTTCGAGGAATTGCCCGATGCCGATCTGGAACCGATCGTCAAAAAACTTGGTTTTACGCCGTCGGATTACCGGCATACCGTAAAACTTTTTGACAACGATGCGGCCAAAAAAAGTGATCTGGCTGTGCGTATCGGCAAATTGCTGCAGAGCGACTTGGAAAAAGCAAGTCAGAACGATTCCACTGTTTTCAAACAACTGATGACCAAATGAAACGTATCGCACGCATTATTACTCTGATTTGTATCGGCGCGGCATTGTACGGATGTGCGCCCAAAGCGCAGGAAGTTCCGATGGAAACGTTTGTGGACATCTGGATTCAGGCGCAGAGTGATTCCGCTTTCAAAGTCAAATACGCCAAACCTTTTGAAGAGGTCACGGCGGCGGATTTGGAAGCATTTGCAAAGCCGTACGGCTATACCGGCGCGGATATGAAGTTTACCACGTCGGAAATCATCAGCAAAAACAAAAACAAAGAAAACGAATTTCTGGAACGGATGAACGAAGCGACGCTGCGGACACTCAATGAGAAGCCCGACACATCGGCGGTCATCGAATCCAAAAAGTAAACACACACTATGGCGACATTACGCGAAATCAAACGACGCATCGTATCCGTCAAAAGTACGCAAAAAATCACCAAGGCCATGAAAATGGTGGCGGCGGCTAAACTCCGCCGAGCGCAGGAAAATATTATTTCCGCGCGTCCGTATGCTTACAAACTCGGTGCGTTGATCAAACATCTGGCACGCAATGAAGAAGTACAACAAAATCCGCTGATCAAACCGCGCGATGTAAAAAACATCATGATCGTCGTCGTGACGGCCGATCGTTCCTTGTGCGGTGCGTTCAATACCAACATTATTCGTTATGTCAATAATCTGCTTAAGGGCGACCTCAAGTCCAAATTGGATAACAACAATGTGAAGTTGGTTACGGTCGGACGTAAAGGGGATGAGTTTTTTACCAAACGTCATTTTCCGGTCGTATTTCGTCATGCTAATTTTTTCAATCACCTCAATTTTGACGATGCATCGAAGGTGATCACATATTGCGTGCAGGAATATTCGGCCGGACGTGTGGATGAAGTGCATGTCGTGTATAACGAATTCAAATCGGCGATTCAGCAAAATCTCGTGATGGAAAGACTTTTGCCGGTGGAACCTGAAAAAGTCGAATCGTCCAATGTGAAGTACAATATCGAAACGGATTATATCTACGAACCTTCGCAATACGAAATCATCAATACGCTGATCCCGCGTCATCTGAACGTGCAGATGTGGCGTATTTTGCTGGAATCATTTGCCGCCGAAATGGGTGCGCGTATGACGGCGATGGAGTCGGCAACGGAGAATGCGGGCGATTTGATTCGAACGTTGACCTTGTATTATAACCGTGCTCGCCAAGCCGCGATCACCAAAGAAATATTGGAAGTCGTCTCCGGTGCGGAGGCTTTGCGGAAGTAAATTTTTACGTAGAGGGATAGGGTATGTTTAGGGGATGTTCTTTGACAATACGTTACGTTTTTTTAGTCGCTACGATGGTTACGCGTCTGACGGCCGGAGAAGAAAATGGTGTCGGTTTTACATTTCTCGGAAGCCGTCCGGACGCACGTTCTGCGGCGATCGGTCCGATGGTGGCAATTCCCAATGCATGGTCCGCTTTTTACAATCCGGCGGGAATTGCTTTCGTTACCGGTTTTGATATGAGTCAAAGCACTAATGACTATATCGCAAACTCAACTATCAATTTTTGGACGTTGGGTTTGGGGCATTCACGTTTTGGGTCATTAGCTGTCAATAATTACCTATTTAATTATCTGAGAACGCAGATTACCAACGAAGAACATCCGGATGGTACAGGTGAATATTATCATCCTTATGAAAAAGCATTTTCTGCGTCTTATGCGTATGCTTGGTCCGGTTGGCTTGCCGTGGGTATTTCTCATAAATGGGTCCGCGCTGATTATGGCCCGGTAACAGCAAAAGTACAATTTAATGATATCGGTATTATGGCGCGCCTTCCCCTCGTATGGCTCAACACAAGCGGTTATCATCATGAGATGAGTGCCGGATTTAGCAGTATCAATAATCGCGCAGGGAAAAAACCGATATTTGAGGCATCAGGAAAAGCGATGACTGATCGGTTGTCTGGCGATAGTGCTTTTTGGTATTGGGAATACAAACCAATGAATACACCAAAATTTGACTTTTGGGCATTTGCTTATACACTTTCATACCAATCCGATGCGTGGCGCTTCACTGTATTCAAAGGTATGATTCAGTTAGTTTACAAAGATGCCAATTTGCTAGATGATGAACTGCGTATCGGAACGGAATGGACTATATTTGATATGTTGTCTTTGCGTGCACAGACTAAAAATTTTGAGAAACCAAAGAATAAGCCGCAATACAAAGAAAAATTAATAGGCGGCGCGTACGGCGCTTCGGTGATTATACCTCTCAAAGCTTTAGCCCTATCGCAATGGGATATTACACCGCGTATAGATTGGACACGTAGTCGCGGGTTATACGAAAAACAAACGTACACGTATTGGAATTTTGGAATACAAATGAATTTTTGGAATACGAAATAATTTAACACATATAGAATTAAGGATCGACACTCATGAACAAAGGTAAAATCGTTCAGATCATCGGCCCTGTGGTGGACATCGAGTTTGCCAACGGCCAATTGCCGGAGATTTACAATTCGGCTCATGTTACGCGTCCCGACGGTTCGACGCTGGTTGTCGAGGTGCAGCAGCATCTTGGCGAAAACCGTGTGCGTGCGGTCGCTATGGATGCGACGGAAGGTCTTGTGCGCGGCATGGATGCCGTGGACACCGGCGCTCCGATCGCCGTACCGGTCGGTGAAAAAGTACTCGGCCGTTTGCTTAACATTACCGGCGATACGATTGATGGATTCGGTAAAATCGAAGCCGCCAACAAACGTATGCCCATTCACCGTCCTGCGCCGAAACTGGAAGAGCTGACCACCAAAAGTGAAATGTTTGAAACGGGTATCAAGGTTATTGACTTGATCGAACCGTACATGCGCGGCGGTAAAACCGGTCTTTTCGGCGGTGCCGGTGTAGGCAAAACCGTGTTGATTCAGGAATTGATTCACAATATCGCCAAGCAGCACGGCGGATACTCGGTATTTGCCGGTGTAGGCGAGCGTACCCGTGAAGGTAACGACTTGTATCACGAAATGAAAGATTCCGGCGTGCTCAATAAAACCGCGCTGGTATTCGGTCAGATGAATGAGCCGCCCGGCGCGCGTCAGCGTGTTGCGTTGACGGCCCTCACGATGGCCGAATTTTTCCGTGATGACGAAGGCCGCGACGTGCTTCTGTTTATTGATAATATCTTCCGTTTTACGCAGGCCGGCTCCGAAGTGTCGGCGCTCCTCGGTCGTATGCCGAGCGCCGTAGGTTACCAACCGAACCTTGCAACGGAAATGGGTGAACTTCAGGAACGTATCACGTCAACGAAAAAAGGTTCGATCACATCCGTACAGGCCGTTTATGTGCCTGCCGACGATTTGACCGATCCCGCACCGGCGACAACGTTTGCACACTTGGATGCCACGACCGTGCTTTCGCGCGCGATCTCCGAACTCGGTATCTATCCGGCGGTGGATCCTCTGGATTCCACGTCGCGTATTCTCGATCCGTTGGTCGTAGGTCAGGAGCACTACGATACGGCGAAACGCGTGCAGGAAATTCTCCAGAAATATAAAGATCTTCAGGATATCATCGCGATCCTCGGTATGGACGAATTGTCGGATGACGATAAGATCGTCGTAGCGCGTGCCCGTAAAATTCAGCGTTTCTTATCTCAGCCGTTCCACGTCGCG is a window encoding:
- the atpD gene encoding F0F1 ATP synthase subunit beta — protein: MNKGKIVQIIGPVVDIEFANGQLPEIYNSAHVTRPDGSTLVVEVQQHLGENRVRAVAMDATEGLVRGMDAVDTGAPIAVPVGEKVLGRLLNITGDTIDGFGKIEAANKRMPIHRPAPKLEELTTKSEMFETGIKVIDLIEPYMRGGKTGLFGGAGVGKTVLIQELIHNIAKQHGGYSVFAGVGERTREGNDLYHEMKDSGVLNKTALVFGQMNEPPGARQRVALTALTMAEFFRDDEGRDVLLFIDNIFRFTQAGSEVSALLGRMPSAVGYQPNLATEMGELQERITSTKKGSITSVQAVYVPADDLTDPAPATTFAHLDATTVLSRAISELGIYPAVDPLDSTSRILDPLVVGQEHYDTAKRVQEILQKYKDLQDIIAILGMDELSDDDKIVVARARKIQRFLSQPFHVAEQFTGTPGRYVKKEDTIAGFKAIAEGQMDDLPEQAFYMVGTIDEAEEKAEKMRR
- the atpG gene encoding ATP synthase F1 subunit gamma; the encoded protein is MATLREIKRRIVSVKSTQKITKAMKMVAAAKLRRAQENIISARPYAYKLGALIKHLARNEEVQQNPLIKPRDVKNIMIVVVTADRSLCGAFNTNIIRYVNNLLKGDLKSKLDNNNVKLVTVGRKGDEFFTKRHFPVVFRHANFFNHLNFDDASKVITYCVQEYSAGRVDEVHVVYNEFKSAIQQNLVMERLLPVEPEKVESSNVKYNIETDYIYEPSQYEIINTLIPRHLNVQMWRILLESFAAEMGARMTAMESATENAGDLIRTLTLYYNRARQAAITKEILEVVSGAEALRK